In Populus nigra chromosome 1, ddPopNigr1.1, whole genome shotgun sequence, one genomic interval encodes:
- the LOC133676479 gene encoding monocopper oxidase-like protein SKU5 encodes MALRSKFLALFLIHICLLLSLCLAADPFVSYDFEVSYVTASPLGVPQQVIAINGKFPGPTINVTTNNNVAINVKNKLDENLLMHWSGIQQRRSSWQDGVLGTNCPIPPKWNWTYQFQVKDQIGSFFYFPTLHMQRASGGFGSFVINNRAIIPIPFDTPHGDIVILIGDWYKRNHTALRKALDAGKDLGMPDGVLINGKGPYQYNTTLVPDGIDYETIEVQPGKTYRIRVHNVGTSTSLNFRIQNHNLLLAESEGSYTVQQNYTSLDIHVGQSYSFLVTMDQNASTDYYIVASARFVNESQWKRVTGVAILHYTNSKGKAKGPLPEAPNDEFDKTFSMNQARSIRWNVSASGARPNPQGSFRYGSINVTDVYVLKSKPLVTINGKRRATLSGISFVNPTTPIRLADQFKVKGAYKLDFPETPLTGPPKMATSVINGTYRGFMEVILQNNDTKMHSYHLSGYAVFVVGMDYGEWTENSRGTYNKWDGIARSTVQAYPGAWTAILVSLDNVGVWNLRTENLDSWYLGQETYIRIVNPEETNKTELPIPDNALFCGELSKLQKPEDISFAVSITGNRSKLLFMLLMAVCALMSVFG; translated from the exons ATGGCTTTGCGTAGCAAGTTTTTAGCTTTGTTTCTTATCCACATTTGCTTGCTTTTGAGCTTGTGTTTAGCTGCAGATCCTTTTGTTAGTTATGACTTTGAAGTCTCCTACGTCACTGCTTCTCCTCTTGGTGTGCCTCAACAG GTTATTGCTATAAATGGAAAGTTTCCTGGTCCTACTATCAATGTGACCACTAACAACAATGTTGCTATCAATGTCAAGAACAAATTGGATGAGAATCTCCTTATGCATtg GTCTGGAATTCAACAAAGGAGAAGTTCATGGCAAGATGGGGTTCTTGGTACTAACTGTCCAATTCCCCCAAAGTGGAACTGGACTTACCAGTTTCAGGTTAAAGATCAGATAGGGAGTTTCTTTTACTTCCCTACTCTCCATATGCAGAGAGCTTCTGGTGGATTTGGCAGCTTTGTTATAAACAACCGGGCTATTATTCCAATTCCTTTTGATACTCCACATGGGGACATTGTCATTTTGATTGGTGATTGGTACAAAAGGAACCACACG GCTTTGAGGAAGGCTCTTGATGCTGGGAAAGATCTAGGGATGCCAGATGGGGTTCTTATTAATGGCAAAGGCCCTTACCAATATAACACAACACTTGTCCCTGATGGCATTGACTATGAAACCATTGAAGTTCAACCAG GGAAAACCTATCGCATCCGTGTGCACAATGTTGGAACTTCAACTAGTTTGAATTTCAGGATCCAGAACCACAATCTGCTTTTAGCAGAGTCAGAGGGATCATATACAGTGCAACAAAATTATACTAGCTTAGATATACATGTAGGACAATCTTATTCTTTTTTGGTGACAATGGATCAGAACGCAAGTACTGATTACTACATTGTAGCTAGTGCAAGGTTTGTGAATGAATCGCAGTGGAAAAGAGTTACTGGTGTTGCAATCTTGCATTACACAAATTCCAAGGGGAAGGCAAAGGGTCCCCTTCCAGAGGCACCTAATGATGAGTTTGACAAAACCTTCTCAATGAACCAAGCAAGATCCATCAG ATGGAATGTTTCTGCAAGTGGTGCACGTCCCAACCCTCAAGGCTCATTCAGATATGGCTCAATCAATGTGACCGATGTTTACGTGTTGAAAAGTAAGCCTCTGGTAACAATTAATGGGAAAAGACGAGCAACTCTCAGTGGGATATCATTTGTCAATCCTACTACTCCAATCAGGCTTGCAGACCAGTTCAAAGTGAAGGGTGCGTATAAGCTTGATTTCCCTGAGACGCCCCTTACAGGACCACCTAAAATGGCAACATCAGTGATCAATGGAACATACAGGGGATTTATGGAAGTCATTCTGCAGAACAATGACACCAAGATGCATAGCTATCACCTAAGTGGATATGCGGTTTTTGTTGTGGG GATGGATTATGGTGAATGGACAGAGAACAGCAGGGGCACATATAATAAGTGGGATGGCATTGCACGCTCCACAGTCCAG GCTTATCCTGGAGCTTGGACGGCAATTTTGGTTTCACTTGACAATGTTGGAGTCTGGAACCTCAGAACAGAAAACCTTGACTCCTGGTATCTTGGCCAGGAAACGTATATCAGAATTGTCAATCCAGAGGAGACTAACAAAACCGAGTTGCCCATTCCAGACAACGCCCTCTTTTGTGGTGAACTTAGCAAATTGCAGAA gcCAGAAGATATTTCTTTTGCAGTATCAATCACAGGTAACAGATCAAAGCTATTGTTCATGCTGCTGATGGCTGTCTGTGCTTTGATGTCCGTTTTTGGTTGA
- the LOC133701790 gene encoding axial regulator YABBY 1-like codes for MSSSSSLSLDHLPPSEQLCYVHCNICDTVLAVSVPCTSLFKTVTVRCGHCTNLLPVNMRGLFLPSASQFPLGHNLYSPSHNLLDDQIPNPTPNFLINQTHVNDFSVTVRGMADHELPRPPVINRPPEKRQRVPSAYNRFIKDEIQRIKAGNPDISHREAFSAAAKNWAHFPHIHFGLMPDQTMKKNNVRQQEGEDVLINDGFFASSNVGVTTPY; via the exons ATGTCCAGCTCTTCTTCCTTATCTCTGGACCACCTCCCTCCCTCCGAGCAGCTCTGTTATGTCCATTGCAACATTTGTGACACTGTGCTTGCG GTGAGTGTTCCTTGCACCAGCTTATTCAAGACAGTTACTGTTCGATGTGGTCACTGCACCAATCTCCTTCCCGTCAACATGCGTGGGTTGTTTTTGCCTTCTGCTAGTCAGTTCCCCTTGGGTCACAATCTCTACTCTCCTTCTCATAATCTCCTG GATGATCAGATCCCAAACCCAACTCCAAACTTCTTGATCAATCAAACCCATGTGAATGACTTTAGCGTTACAGTTCGAGGAATGGCTGATCATGAACTTCCTAGGCCACCCGTTATCAACAGAC CTCCAGAGAAGAGACAAAGAGTCCCCTCTGCGTACAATCGCTTCATCAA GGACGAGATCCAACGAATCAAGGCTGGAAATCCAGATATAAGTCACAGAGAAGCATTCAGTGCAGCGGCTAAGAAT TGGGCCCACTTCCCACATATTCACTTCGGTCTCATGCCCGATCAGACCATGAAGAAGAATAACGTGCGCCAACAG GAAGGAGAAGATGTTCTGATCAACGATGGGTTTTTTGCTTCTTCTAATGTTGGTGTCACTACCCCTTACTAA